GAAGGTAATCACCTCCACGGTGGAGGCCGACAATCCCAAATCCGTTATAGACGCTTTACGCAACGAAGGCTTTTACGTAACCAAAATCCACGAGAAGCGCCGTCCGTTCAATCCGTTCGCGCTTGTCGAGCGGCTTTTCAAAGTCGGGCTGAAAGAGCTGACCATATTCTCCCGCCAGTTCGCGCTGCTTCTGAACGCCGGCCTGACAATCTCCGAATGCCTCGACACCGTCGAGGAGCAAACCCAAAACAACAGCTTCCGGGAAATACTTCACAAGGTCAAGCTGGACATCCAATCCGGAGAGACGATGACCTCCGCGATGAAGAAACATCCCCGCGCCTTTTCCAACTTCTTCATCTCGATGGTCCACTCCGGAGAAATCGGCGGTGCGTTGGACACCATCTTGGAGCGCGTCGCCGCGTTTTACGAGAAAGAGCTCGAGCTTCGCAACAAAGTCAAGAGCGCGATGGTTTATCCGGTCGTCGTCAGCATCTTCGCGACGGTCATCTCGCTGTTCATGTTGCTTTACATCGTTCCCCAGTTCGCCGCGTTTTACAACGAATTTTCGGGCGGCCAGGCACAGCTTCCATTGTTGACCCGTCGTTTGCTCGAAATCTCCGACTGGCTGCTTAAATACTGGTATTACTTGGCTGCCATCCCGATATTCATCGTGCTTTTCATAAAATTCCGCCACAGCAAGTGGGGGCACAAGCTGCTCGATCCGATCGTCCTTCGCATCCCCATATTCGGCCCGCTGGCCAGAAAGGTCGCCATCACGCGTTTCACCCGTACGTTCGCGACGCTGAACGAAAGCGGCGTGCCGATATTGGAAGCTCTCGAAGTCGCCCGCAACGTCGCGACGAACGACGTAATCAAGAACGCCATTATT
The window above is part of the bacterium genome. Proteins encoded here:
- a CDS encoding type II secretion system F family protein, with protein sequence MKTFVYQAKDAQGKVITSTVEADNPKSVIDALRNEGFYVTKIHEKRRPFNPFALVERLFKVGLKELTIFSRQFALLLNAGLTISECLDTVEEQTQNNSFREILHKVKLDIQSGETMTSAMKKHPRAFSNFFISMVHSGEIGGALDTILERVAAFYEKELELRNKVKSAMVYPVVVSIFATVISLFMLLYIVPQFAAFYNEFSGGQAQLPLLTRRLLEISDWLLKYWYYLAAIPIFIVLFIKFRHSKWGHKLLDPIVLRIPIFGPLARKVAITRFTRTFATLNESGVPILEALEVARNVATNDVIKNAIIYTRDRIREGESLHAPMKRTRVFPPLVTNLISVGEEAGNLEEILNKLSDYYDSEIDATIRALASMIEPMMIVIIGAVVGTIVIALYLPIFNLVNVIK